The Microbacter sp. GSS18 genome has a segment encoding these proteins:
- a CDS encoding rhamnogalacturonan acetylesterase, producing the protein MTYHLAGDSTVAPAKPEELPMTGWGSYIAPWVDEPVRNLAFGGATCDSFIASGAWQALLAEVGPGDTVVIQFGHNDQKEPATLASRGGYTERLRGFVADVRECGAVAVLCTSCERRWFDGDRVTPTHGDYPNAVRDLAREVDVPLIDLTVFTTWLYEDLGPEASRDLLCHFEPGEHAHWPEGLADDTHFHERGARRIGAFAARSLRAIARADGDEPPRGTQLVS; encoded by the coding sequence ATGACCTACCACCTCGCCGGCGACTCCACGGTCGCCCCGGCCAAGCCCGAAGAACTGCCGATGACCGGGTGGGGCTCGTACATCGCGCCGTGGGTCGACGAGCCCGTCCGCAACCTCGCGTTCGGCGGCGCGACCTGCGATTCCTTCATCGCGAGCGGCGCCTGGCAGGCGCTGCTGGCAGAGGTCGGACCCGGCGACACCGTCGTGATCCAGTTCGGCCACAACGACCAGAAGGAACCGGCCACGCTCGCGTCTCGGGGTGGCTACACCGAGCGGCTGCGCGGGTTCGTCGCCGACGTTCGCGAGTGCGGGGCCGTCGCCGTGCTCTGCACGTCGTGCGAGCGCCGGTGGTTCGACGGCGACCGGGTCACGCCGACGCACGGCGACTATCCGAACGCGGTTCGAGATCTCGCCCGCGAGGTCGATGTGCCGCTGATCGATCTGACGGTCTTCACGACGTGGCTCTACGAGGACCTGGGGCCCGAGGCGTCGCGCGATCTGCTGTGCCATTTCGAGCCGGGCGAGCACGCGCACTGGCCCGAGGGGCTCGCCGACGACACCCACTTCCACGAGCGGGGCGCTCGGCGCATCGGGGCGTTCGCGGCGCGATCGCTGCGCGCGATCGCGCGCGCCGACGGCGACGAGCCGCCGCGGGGAACCCAGCTGGTCAGCTGA
- a CDS encoding ABC transporter ATP-binding protein, which produces MTQKAFTGTIRIAQGSRPARSVVRLLARRPGRMTLAVLAFTMKEIPLWFLPVVTAEIIDIVATGGDVTTALVWFAIAAGLLLQNYPMHIVYTRSFMTVVRDTGADLRNALAARLQSLSIGYHTRVSSSIVQTKVVRDVENVELMLQQVTHPLLSATMVMGGALAMTAVAVPQFLPVYALAVPIAIGIRYGLRNRSRVRNELFRREVEGFAARVGEMASLIPVTRAHGLEQTAVSRVATGADGVRRAGLHLDMLNGHVASISWVAMQLLGVGCLVLAAVFSLTGILPITPGEVVLLATYFTLLTQGLTQLLMLIPVGARGLESMRSISEVLQEPDLEQNEGKRAVSDVGGRLDLERVSHRYDGADRDAVHDVSLRIAPGETVAFVGSSGSGKSTMLNLVLGFVRPTSGRILLDGQDMQELDLRTVRRSVSVVPQESVLFEGSIHDNISYGLEEVTEDRLRAALRDANAAEFVDALPEGWDTVVGERGARLSGGQRQRLAIARALVRDPRILLLDEATSALDPESEGLVKDALNRLMAGRTTLVVAHRLSTIRQADRIVVLEHGEIVEQGAHDELLERGGRYAHLHATQAGATY; this is translated from the coding sequence ATGACGCAGAAAGCGTTTACCGGCACCATCCGCATCGCTCAGGGCTCCCGCCCGGCCCGATCCGTCGTGCGCCTGCTCGCCCGTCGACCGGGCCGCATGACGCTGGCGGTCCTGGCGTTCACGATGAAGGAGATCCCGCTGTGGTTCCTCCCGGTGGTGACCGCCGAGATCATCGACATCGTCGCGACCGGGGGCGATGTCACCACCGCGCTGGTGTGGTTCGCGATCGCCGCCGGCCTGCTCCTGCAGAACTACCCGATGCACATCGTGTACACCCGCAGCTTCATGACCGTCGTGCGCGACACCGGCGCCGACCTGCGCAACGCCCTGGCCGCGCGCCTGCAGAGCCTGTCGATCGGCTACCACACGCGCGTGAGCTCCTCGATCGTGCAGACCAAGGTGGTGCGCGACGTCGAGAACGTCGAACTGATGCTGCAGCAGGTGACGCACCCGCTGCTGTCGGCGACGATGGTCATGGGCGGAGCGCTCGCGATGACGGCCGTCGCCGTACCCCAGTTCCTCCCGGTCTACGCCCTCGCGGTGCCGATCGCCATCGGCATCCGGTACGGCCTGCGCAACCGCTCGCGCGTGCGCAACGAGCTGTTCCGCCGCGAGGTCGAGGGCTTCGCCGCACGGGTCGGCGAGATGGCCTCGCTCATCCCCGTCACCCGCGCGCACGGACTCGAGCAGACCGCCGTGTCCCGTGTGGCGACGGGTGCCGACGGCGTGCGGCGCGCCGGCCTCCACCTCGACATGCTCAACGGCCACGTCGCCTCGATCTCGTGGGTGGCGATGCAGCTGCTCGGCGTCGGATGCCTCGTCCTCGCGGCGGTGTTCTCGCTCACCGGCATCCTCCCCATCACTCCGGGCGAGGTCGTGCTGCTGGCGACCTACTTCACGCTGCTCACGCAGGGCCTCACCCAGCTGCTCATGCTGATCCCGGTCGGCGCGCGAGGGCTCGAGTCGATGCGGTCGATCTCGGAGGTGCTGCAGGAGCCCGACCTCGAGCAGAACGAGGGAAAGCGCGCGGTGTCGGACGTCGGGGGGCGCCTCGACCTCGAGCGCGTGTCGCATCGCTACGACGGAGCCGATCGCGACGCCGTGCACGACGTCTCGCTGAGGATCGCACCCGGCGAGACGGTGGCCTTCGTCGGCTCGAGCGGATCGGGCAAGTCGACGATGCTCAATCTCGTGCTCGGGTTCGTCCGGCCGACCTCGGGCCGCATCCTGCTCGACGGGCAGGACATGCAGGAGCTCGATCTGCGCACCGTGCGGCGTTCGGTGTCGGTGGTGCCCCAGGAGTCCGTGCTCTTCGAGGGATCCATCCACGACAACATCTCGTACGGGCTCGAGGAGGTCACCGAGGATCGTCTGCGCGCCGCTTTGCGCGACGCGAACGCGGCCGAGTTCGTCGACGCCCTCCCCGAGGGGTGGGACACCGTGGTCGGCGAACGCGGCGCGCGGCTGTCGGGCGGTCAGCGCCAGCGCCTGGCGATCGCGCGGGCGCTCGTCCGCGATCCGCGGATACTGCTGCTGGACGAGGCGACGTCGGCGCTCGATCCCGAGTCGGAGGGACTGGTCAAGGATGCCCTCAACCGGCTGATGGCGGGCCGCACGACCCTGGTCGTCGCCCATCGACTGTCGACCATCCGCCAGGCCGACCGTATCGTCGTGCTCGAGCACGGTGAGATCGTGGAGCAGGGCGCGCACGACGAGCTGCTGGAACGCGGCGGCCGCTACGCCCACCTGCATGCGACGCAGGCGGGCGCCACCTACTGA
- a CDS encoding LacI family DNA-binding transcriptional regulator, whose product MRRVGIRDVAARAGVSISTVSNALNRPDLVSEKLVARVRDAADQLGYVPLHAAQQLRAGRSGLLGMTVINIANPYFAELVAGAEDAASAAGMRVLVGNSSDDMTKERDHLELFERVQVEGALVSPFGDTGPWLERLRRRGIPVVLVDSVDDAGELPSVSFDDVAGGRLAAEHLLAAGRRRLAFVGAREEVRQVRERLQGARQAVAAVDGATIEPVWTQRTTSTTGRALGADIAARPAGDRPDGILTSNDHLAIGVLHGLVSGGIRIPDDIAVVGYDDIEFAAIATVPLTSVRQPAREMGRTASELLLTLIAGDGGDPPRNVVYEPELVVRASTTGVS is encoded by the coding sequence ATGAGGCGAGTCGGGATCCGCGATGTCGCCGCACGCGCCGGCGTGTCGATCAGCACCGTGTCGAACGCCCTGAACCGACCCGATCTGGTGAGCGAGAAGCTCGTGGCCCGCGTGCGGGACGCCGCCGATCAGCTCGGCTACGTGCCTCTCCACGCCGCGCAGCAGCTGCGTGCCGGCCGCAGCGGACTGCTGGGGATGACCGTCATCAACATCGCCAACCCCTACTTCGCCGAACTCGTCGCCGGCGCCGAGGACGCCGCATCCGCCGCCGGGATGCGCGTGCTCGTGGGCAACAGCAGCGACGACATGACCAAGGAGCGCGATCACCTCGAGCTGTTCGAGCGCGTGCAGGTCGAGGGGGCGCTCGTGAGCCCCTTCGGCGACACCGGGCCGTGGCTCGAGCGGCTGCGCCGCCGGGGCATCCCGGTCGTGCTGGTCGATTCGGTCGACGACGCCGGCGAGCTCCCCTCGGTGTCCTTCGACGACGTCGCCGGCGGACGCCTCGCCGCCGAGCACCTGCTGGCGGCGGGACGACGGCGACTGGCGTTCGTCGGCGCGCGCGAAGAGGTGCGCCAGGTGCGGGAACGCCTCCAGGGCGCCCGCCAGGCGGTGGCGGCCGTGGACGGCGCGACGATCGAGCCCGTGTGGACCCAGCGCACGACATCGACGACCGGCCGGGCTCTCGGCGCCGATATCGCCGCACGGCCCGCCGGCGACCGCCCCGACGGCATCCTGACCTCGAACGACCACCTCGCCATCGGCGTGCTGCACGGCCTGGTCTCGGGCGGCATCCGCATCCCCGACGACATCGCGGTCGTCGGCTACGACGACATCGAGTTCGCGGCCATCGCGACGGTCCCGCTGACCTCTGTGCGGCAGCCCGCGCGCGAGATGGGTCGCACCGCGTCCGAGCTGCTCCTGACGCTCATCGCCGGCGACGGCGGGGACCCGCCCCGGAACGTCGTGTACGAGCCCGAGCTCGTCGTGCGCGCCTCGACCACGGGCGTCAGCTGA